From Plasmodium falciparum 3D7 genome assembly, chromosome: 9, one genomic window encodes:
- a CDS encoding patatin-like phospholipase, putative, producing MKTPEFSLDSLKNNRKKKSKKLNYENWSAHYFLKLPIFVILMIVFSLNAFIYLLIRFFIYFFENTSFWMITKYKDFHFFVRKKRNGKTPSSSSSSSSNKRKYNDNINNDDEPILNKNEKDDSIFQIEHLMNTCNNYDDYIKYAYSMDVLTGKTVHINENDDYINIYDVHLLKKTSESIQTNLLNKDILLLLEDIKIATSPRIKGIFQEKYYCKTYSIPHLIVTEFINNVMNGLNFLENYIEQQKQININYKFSDEYLVIKKYFKDIFRQWGNTALFLSGGAILGLHHFGVLEVFLKSSINADYFNHYAKKLTTQKKIKEEMLPRNSHGNDISNDINKKDIHKDSQDKKKKYIILKSNSNNEKKLSSGDSDKKKQNKKKYINRIKQGIKKNIQDNQKEYYDYNNNNGDDYNNNRDDNKNNFDNYNNNCDNYYNNFDNYNNNFDNYNNNFDNYNNNFDNYNNNCGDHNDFHYDNSSSSNTSVYHSSICEDINLFCTDPMIKLKQHNNIKDKKKKSIMNFNILCNNITNRNGSSNINNNKVPIKQDGNLKFNKKDINMNPDNLKEKQKNLLFDSLNKIYKDSEQPNKNGNFPLTKNNENDFVENFEDNILPQIICGTSAGSIVAAWICTRTNNELLDEFNINFIYNIVSCFSSENWFYSFFNIYKKGNFYDIDKIVKLIYNLYGDMTFLEAFIKTNLVLNITVTRAECENNNFSCDEDGHIVLNYMNSPNVLIYTAVLASCSFPYLLQPFKLLEKKYNKENVYRFMSIKEVNNSKLILNSNTLYKNRILLKEDSDGLALSRSLESSDIKSEKTCNNHDTWKHNYSNSNHYFNSNINLDDEQKNLNEPQQAISNNVHNYENKNSSCATIDTCMKEEYILSKTILENEFINKPINNNINKDYMQNNGEVEFIGKKNHHILSKNNIKNNDNETIASFFVSNNDLNSTGEKSKKKKKIINNNNDDHNNTMDFQDSLVVHKGDKNDLLVLREEKKKKDNINKNDMNDYNTCDDNCDVNDDDDDDDDDDDDDDELEDQDDICINRVLGNEIDGGDILDKEKIKKKKKNNKDTVSIEKKGTVLTDNWENENMLIEKTYENGNLSNKYIDINEYRNINLLNEEYTIINSVQFKNMYFHDGSLKSDIPAHNLNQILSVKYKIVSQVNPHVFPFTGVRVHGEAGKPVKWRGSSGNWRAGFLMSSMEILFKENMRYILRLMALLDLSPTIRGLNAGSIAMQNYNGDITLHPKRLYLKHFKLISVSNYDDVEWYIQQGRQMTFQKLPLILNRMKIEKKLIKMKKCFF from the exons ATGAAAACTCCAGAGTTTAGTTTAGATTCTTTAAAGAATAACAGGAAGAAAAAGAGCAAGAAGTTGAACTATGAAAATTGGAGTgcacattattttttaaagttgcctatatttgtaatattgaTGAttgtattttctttaaatgcatttatatatttattgattcgtttttttatatatttttttgaaaatacaTCATTTTGGatgataacaaaatataaagattTCCATTTTTTCGTTCGAAAAAAGAGAAATGGCAAGAcaccatcatcatcatcatcatcatcatcgaACAAGAGGAAGTATAACGATAAcattaataatgatgatgaaccCATACTTAATAAGAATGAAAAAGATGATAGTATATTTCAAATAGAGCATTTAATGAATACttgtaataattatgatgattatataaaatatgctTATAGTATGGATGTATTAACAGGAAAAACAgtacatataaatgaaaatgatgattatattaatatttatgatgttcatttattaaaaaaaacatcaGAAAGTATACAAacgaatttattaaataaagatattttattacttttagAAGATATCAAAATAGCTACTTCACCAAGAATCAAAGGAATATTtcaagaaaaatattattgtaaAACATATTCAATACCTCATTTAATAGTAActgaatttattaataatgtaaTGAATGGattaaattttttagaaaattatatagaaCAACAAAAGCAAATAAATATCAATTATAAGTTCTCAGATGAATATTTAgttatcaaaaaatattttaaagatatatttagACAATGGGGAAATACTGCATTGTTTTTAAGCGGAGGAGCAATTCTAGGTCTACATCATTTCGGTGTCTTAGAAGTCTTTTTAAAATCTTCAATAAATGCAGATTATTTTAATCACTACGCTAAGAAACTTACGACgcagaaaaaaataaaggaagAAATGTTACCCAGAAACAGTCACGGAAATGATATTAGTAATGACATTAATAAGAAGGATATACATAAGGACAGtcaagataaaaaaaaaaaatatattatattaaagagTAACAGtaacaatgaaaaaaaacTGTCATCAGGAGATTCggacaaaaaaaaacaaaacaaaaaaaaatatattaatcgTATCAAACaaggtataaaaaaaaatatacaagatAATCAAAAggaatattatgattataataataataatggtgatgattataataataatcgtGATGATAACAAAAACAATTTTGATAATTACAACAATAATTGTGATAATTACTACAACAATTTTGATAATTACAACAACAATTTTGATAATTACAACAACAATTTTGATAATTACAACaataattttgataattACAACAATAATTGTGGTGATCATAATGATTTCCATTATGATAATTCCTCATCTTCTAATACTAGTGTCTATCACTCTTCCATATGTGAAGATATTAACCTCTTTTGTACAGATCCCATGATAAAATTGAAACAGCATAATAATATCAaggataagaaaaaaaaatcaataaTGAACTTTAacatattatgtaataatattacgaATCGTAATGGAAgtagtaatataaataataacaaggTTCCCATTAAACAAGATGGAAACCttaaatttaataagaaAGACATAAATATGAATCCTGATAATttgaaagaaaaacaaaaaaatttattatttgatagtctaaataaaatttataaggATTCTGAACAACCTAATAAGAATGGGAATTTCCCACTTAccaaaaataatgaaaacgATTTTGTTGAAAATTTTGAAGATAATATTTTACCACAAATAATTTGTGGGACATCTGCTGGTAGTATTGTTGCAGCTTGGATTTGTACTCGAACAAATAATGAATTGTTAGatgaatttaatattaattttatttataatatagttTCTTGCTTTTCCTCAGAAAATTggttttattcattttttaatatttataaaaaaggaaatttttatgatatcGATAAGATTGTTAaacttatttataatttatatggtGATATGACATTTCTTGAAgcttttataaaaacaaatttagTTTTAAATATTACAGTTACTAGAGCGGAatgtgaaaataataattttagtTGTGATGAAGATGGACATATAGTACTAAATTATATGAACTCTCCAAATGTTTTAATCTATACGGCAGTTTTGGCTAGCTGCTCTTTTCCATATTTATTACAACCTTTCAAATtgttagaaaaaaaatataacaaagaAAATGTGTATAGATTTATGTCTATAAAAGAAGTAAATAATAGCAAACTTATTTTGAATAGTAatactttatataaaaatagaattCTCTTAAAAGAGGATTCAGATGGATTAGCTCTATCAAGGAGTTTAGAAAGTTCAGATATCAAAAGTGAAAAAACTTGTAATAATCATGATACTTGGAAACATAattatagtaatagtaatcaTTATTTTAATAGTAATATCAATCTAGATGATGAACagaaaaatttaaatgaacCACAACAAGCCATTTCTAATAATGTacataattatgaaaataaaaattcttcATGTGCTACTATCGATACTTGTATGAAggaagaatatattttaagtaAAACCATTTTGGAAAATGAATTCATTAATAAAccaattaataataatataaataaagattaTATGCAAAATAATGGAGAAGTCGAATTTATAGGGAAAAAAAACCatcatatattatcaaaaaataatataaaaaataatgataatgaaacGATAGCTAGCTTTTTTGTATCAAATAATGACCTGAACAGTACAGgagaaaaatcaaaaaaaaaaaaaaaaataataaataataataatgatgatcataataatactaTGGATTTTCAAGATAGCTTGGTGGTCCATAAGGgagataaaaatgatttgCTTGTCCTAAGagaagaaaagaagaaaaaggataacattaataaaaatgacatGAATGATTATAACACATGTGATGATAATTGTGATGtgaatgatgatgatgatgatgatgatgatgatgatgatgatgatgatgaattAGAAGATCAAGAcgatatatgtataaatcgAGTATTAGGAAATGAAATTGATGGAGGGGATATATtggataaagaaaaaataaagaagaaaaaaaaaaataataaggataCAGTAAGTATAGAAAAAAAGGGAACGGTATTAACAGATAATTGGGAGAATGAAAATATGTTAATTGAAAAGACTTATGAAAATGGTAATTtaagtaataaatatattgatattaaTGAATATAGGAATATCAATTTATTGAATGAAGAGTATACTATAATAAATAGTGttcaatttaaaaatatgtattttcaTGATGGTTCATTAAAAAGTGATATCCCTGCACACAATTTAAATCAAATATTAtctgtaaaatataaaattgtatCACAAGTTAATCCACACGTCTTTCCATTTACTGGAGTTCGTGTGCATGGTGAAGCTGGTAAGCCGGTTAAGTGGAGAGGAAGTTCGGGAAATTGGAGAGCAGGATTTCTAATGTCATCTatggaaatattatttaaagaaaatatgagatatatattaagacTAATGGCATTACTTGATTTATCACCAACCATAAGAGGGCTGAATGCTGGATCGATAGCAATGCag aattATAATGGAGATATAACGTTACATCCCAAGAGACtttatttaaaacatttCAAGTTAATTAGTGTTTCGAATTATGACGACGTTGAATGGTATATACAACAAGGAAGACAAATGACTTTTCAAAAGTTGCCCTTAATTTTGAACAGAATGAAAAttgaaaagaaattaataaaaatgaaaaaatgttttttttaa